The Ignavibacteriales bacterium DNA segment AAGTTATTCCTGAACTTAAAGGTAAACTCGACGGCTTTTCGCTTCGCGTGCCAACTCCGGATGGTTCTATAACAGATTTAGTTGCAGTTTTGAAAAAAGAAACTTCTATTGAAGAAATAAATGCAACTATGAAAGCCGCCTCAGAAGGTTCGCTGAAAAACATTATGGAATACACCGAGGATGAGATCGTTTCCGCAGACATTATTGGAAACTCTCACTCTAATATTTTTGATGCGAAGTCAACAATGGTGAATGGCAATCTTGTTAAAGTTGTTGGTTGGTATGATAACGAATACGGTTATTCCTGCCGCGTTGTTGATCTTGTCAAATTATTAGTAAAATAATTTTACAGATTAAAATTGATAGGACTGGGTGTATTACTCAGTCCTTTTTTATAGAATATTTCCAAAATTACAGGTGGATGGATGAATAAACTTTCAATTGATAAAGTTGAATTAAATAATAAAAGAGTTTTAGTTCGTGTGGATTTCAATGTTCCGCAAGATGATAATCTAAATATTACTGATGATAATAGAATTGTTGCTTCATTGCCTACTATTAAAAAAATTATTTCGAGTAATGGTAAAGCGATTTTGATGAGTCATTTTGGACGACCAAAAGGGAAAGTGAACCCAAAATACAGTCTTAAGCCATGTGCTAAACGATTGGGTGAACTGCTTGATAAAGAAGTCAAGTTAGCACCGGACTGTATTGGTGAAGATGTGAAAGCAATGGTTGACGCAATGAAATCAGGCGATGTTTTACTTTTAGAAAATGTTCGCTTTCATGAAGAAGAAGAAAAAAACGATGCAAATTTTTCAAAACAACTTGCCTCTTTGGGTGATGTTTATATCAATGATGCATTCGGAAGCGCACACCGTGCTCATGCTTCGACAGAAGGAATTACAAAATTTATCCCGATTTGTGCTGCCGGATACTTAATGCAAAAGGAACTTGATTATCTCGGCAATGCGCTTTCTCAACCGAAGCGTCCTTACTGTGCGGTGCTTGGCGGCGCAAAAATTTCCGGAAAGATTGATGTAATTATGAATCTCTTCGACAAAGTTGATACACTGATTATAGGTGGTGGTATGGCATTCACTTTTTTCAAAGCACAGGGAAAAAAAATTGGTAAATCGCTGCTCGAAGAAGATAAAGTAGAACTTGCGAAAGAAGTACTGCAAAAAGCCTCAGCTTCAAAAGTTAAATTTTTGCTTCCGGTTGATGTAGTAGTTGCAAGTGAATTTAAAAATGAGTCGCCTGCATTTACCGTTAATGTTGATAATATTCCTTCCGATAAAATGGGATTGGATATTGGTGCGGCTTCAGCTAAATTATTTACCGAAGAATTACTAAAATCAAAAACGATTGTATGGAATGGTCCGATGGGAGTTTTTGAAATGGATAACTTTGCTTCGGGAACTTTTGCCATTGCTCGAACATTAGCGCAGGCAACAAAGAATGGTGCAATTACTGTTATAGGCGGAGGTGATTCAGCAGCAGCAATCAGTAAAGCCGGGTTGGAAGATGAAGTTTCTCATGTTTCAACAGGCGGGGGTGCTTCGCTTGAATTTCTTGAAGGAAAAGTTCTTCCCGGTGTTGCTGCTTTAAGTGACAATTAATTTTTTATAGAATAGGAAAAAATATTGAGTGACTATTATCGTTCCGGAAGGTTTGGCGGTTTCAGTGCCTTTCCTCCTGTGATTAAAAATCTTTTAATTATTAATGGAGTAGTGTTTTTTGTTCAGCTTTTGATGGATAACATTACTTTAAATGGTTTACCTGCATGGTATGTTCTTAATCGGTGGTTTGCTCTAAACCCAATCAGTGGTTTTGACGCTGCGGGGCATCCATACAATTTTCAAATCTGGCAGTTGATAACTTATCAATTTATGCATGGGGGATTTTCGCATATACTTTTTAATATGTTTGGTCTATGGATGTTCGGAATGCAAATAGAAAATATCTGGGGTTCTAAAAAATTTTTAATTTATTATTTAACCGCCGGTGTCGTTGCAGGTTTATTCCAGTTATTTATTACACCACTTCTGCAAGTAGGGGCTGCCCCTACCATTGGCGCTTCGGGAGCTATTTATGGAGTCTTGATAGCATTTGCAATGATGTTTCCCGATCAATTAATATTTTTATATTTTCTAATCCCTGTTAAGGCAAAATACCTTATCGGATTTTTAATAATTCTTGAGTTTATGCTCGTTGATAGTGCAAGCTCAGGGGTAGCACATCTTGCGCATCTTGGAGGTGCTGTCGCCGGGTTTATTTTTATAATGCTTGATAAAAGTATCCACGTTCCTTTAAAGGACATGCTGGGGATTTCTTCAAGAAGCTACAATAATAAAAATATTTTCAGTGGTCTTTCGGATAAATTTCGTAAAAGTAAGCGCAATGTAGAGGATGCAACTTTTTACGATATTCATTCAGATAAGAAATCAGAAGAAATTTCGCAAGCCGAAATTGATGCAATTCTTGATAAGATTAGTCAATCCGGTTATCAAAATTTAACCGAACGTGAAAAGAAAATACTTTTTGAGGCAAGTAAGAAGAATTTGTAATTGAAAAAAATAAATCCTACAAAAGTTATTTGCTTTTTCGTTGCTGCGGGTTTATCCCTAACAATACTTGGCTGTTTCGGATCAGATAAAATTCCTGAAGACGATTTTATAAAAATTTATACAGATATAATTATTGTGCAGGATACTTTGAAGTTGAGCGGTGAAGAATTACTACTGCATAAAAAAACTATTCTAAAAAAATATAATTACACAGAACAGGAATACGAAAACACTGTAAATTATTATAATAAGGATGTGGAACGCTGGGAAATTTTTTTTGAAAAAACTCTAAACTATTTAGAAGAACTCAAGAAGAAGGAAACTCCAAAGCCCTAGTCTTCGCTAAAACTATTCTAATCATCGGATAAGTAACTTCAGCCGGCAGTTTATTTTTCAATTCTTTCAAATCTATTATTCCCTCTTTTATTTTTTCATTTATCATTGTGTAAATCTCAGCAGGGATCAAATTTTTAATCTCAACTTCCGGTTCAAAGCCTAAGATTGTTTCTACCTGCATTGAAATTACTGCCTCAGTTAAGTTCTGCATCGAAGCAATATCTTTCAATGTGTACCCTCCTTTTATCAGATTGTAAGTTTCAGCGATGCTTGACGGAATTTTTTTTGTCGGAGTAATTTTCTGATTGTTGTTTTGAATTCTTTCATTAGCCAAAACAGCTTCGATAACTTCGCTGCCAATTTTTGTGAACATTCGCTCATTCGTACCTTTCAGCGCTAAAAATTGCTCTCTATTCTTAGGTTTATTCTTTACGATATTGCTTAATACTTCGTCAGGGCAAATTAAGTTTGAAGTCTGCATAAATTTTTTTGAAATATCCTGTCGTATTGTTCTTAGGATATTGAACAATTCAAGATTATCTTCATAGCCGGTTTTGGGTTTTACAACTTTATGAAGCCCCAGTTGTTTGATTTTTTCAAATCCATATTCTGTCAAATTTATTAAATCTCTTACTCCTTTGGTAATTACTTTTGATTCAATTAATTCAAAAAGAACAGATAGTATTTCATGCTTTTCGTAATTTCTGCAAACACCAAAAGTAGTTATCGAATTATACTTTTCTTTTTTAACTGATCCTCTTAAAATTGAAATAACATTTCGTTCGGCTAGTTCATCCTTCGATTCAAATAGTGTTCGTAAAATTAATTCAGAAATATATTGAATTGAATTTGACGGCAGCCGGGTTCTTGTCGTACAATTATCACATTGCCCGCAGTGATAATCTGAGTTAGTCTCCCCAAAATAATTCAAAATAAATTTGAATCGGCAGTCAGTAGTGTAAATTAACTGAGACATCTTTTCAACTTTAGTATGCTGATTCAGAAAACTCTCGTTGATCCTTTTAAAATTTAATTTTAAATCTTTGGAAGATATTCTTGGCGAAAGCATTCTCGCACTATCCTTAGAAAGACTTTGATAAAAACTGATAATGCCAAAATTGTCAAGAATGGTTAAGGATTCTGTTAGCTCATTGATGATGATGTTTGTCTCTTTACTAATTTCCGTAACACTTACCCGTACTTCTTTTAGAAATATCTCCTTGCTAAAATTTCTTAGTAGATATAATATTATTTCCTTAAAGAAAATATTCTCGGTCTGTTTTACAAAATTTCGAAGCCGGTTTTTATCCATCAAAAATTGGATCGAATCTTTTCGTTCAAGATCGGAAATTAATTTAAGATAACCCCCGCCTTCAAGTGAATTCAAGGCAGAGTAAACTATTCCTCTGCTGATTTGTTTTTGTGTAGTGATTTTTATAAAATCTAAATCAATTGGAATCTCTTTGGAAGTAATATTTCCAACTGCAACTTTACCAAAATCGCAGATTGAATCATAAATCCCCATTATGGTTTCTTTATCCGGATAGGAATTTCGGATAAAATATTTGTGAATATCCATGTCCGAGTCATCATACAGAAGATATGCATGCGAAGGTTTTCCATCTCTGCCTGCGCGACCAATTTCCTGATAATAATTTTCAATTGAACCCGGCGCATTGTAGTGCAGAACGAGTCTGATATCACCTTTATCTATGCCCATACCGAAAGCATTTGTAGCACAAATAACAGAAGTCTTATTGCTGATAAAATCCTCCTGAACTTTTTTTCTTACTTCAGGAAGCAAACCGGCATGGTAATAAGTGCTTTTAATTTTATTCATCAGCAAAAATTCGCTAATAGCTTCTGCACGTTTTCGCGAAGAAGTGTAAACAATAGCAGGAGTTCCATGTTCGGCGAGAATCTGTAAACAATTCTCTTTTTTCTTTTTTGTCTTAATAATATTGATCGAAATATTATCCCGCTCGAAACCGCAGACAAATATTTTTGGTTCAACTAATCCAAGTTGTTCGACAATATCTTTTGCAACTTCAGGAGTAGCAGTAGCAGTAAATGCCGAAATATTTTTCACACCGAGATAGTCCGTAAACTCCTTTATCTTTGTATAACCCAGTCTGAAGTTGTGCCCCCATTCGCTGATGCAGTGTGCTTCATCAATAAAAATAAAATTAGGATTGAGCGACTTTATTCTTTCTGCAAATTGCCGATTCTCTAATTTCTCCGGGGCGAGATATAATATTTTTATTTTGCCGAAAGAAATATTCCTCAGAGTTTCTTCAGACTCCTTAAACGACATTGCACTATTAATAAAGGCTGCAGGATTGGGATTAATCTTAATCGAATCAACCTGATCTTTCATCAATGCGATCAATGGTGAAACCACAATCGAAAATCGTTCACTGATCAAAGCGGGGAGCTGATAACAAATAGATTTGCCGGCACCTGTGGGAAGTATTGCGAGTACATTTTGTCTATTTAAAATCGTCTCAATAATTTCTTTTTGCCCCGGTCTGAATTTACTATAACCGAATAATTTTTCTAAGTTCTGTTCTAAATCCATTTGTTGAATTGAGATCAAGTTGTAATTCTCTTTTATAAAATTATGATTGAAACAATAAATATATTATCCTAATTTTCACTTGAGTTTAAAATAATAAATACTTCTTCAATCTACTTAAGTACAATTGAAGCTAAAATATTTGCCTGAAGATTAATTTAATAAAGGTTCAAAATGAAAAAATTACTTTTGTTATTTGCATGGCTGCTAATTTTTGTTTTCTCATCATTCTCTCAAGTTAGTATTCAAAACCAAACTCCGGGAAATACTGTTTATTCGCAGGCTCCGGATTATGTTAAGAACACAAAAGCATTTTCAAGAGAGTGGTGGTTTTATCAGCAGCGCGCATATCCATTCGATAAAATTCCCGACGATGCC contains these protein-coding regions:
- a CDS encoding phosphoglycerate kinase yields the protein MNKLSIDKVELNNKRVLVRVDFNVPQDDNLNITDDNRIVASLPTIKKIISSNGKAILMSHFGRPKGKVNPKYSLKPCAKRLGELLDKEVKLAPDCIGEDVKAMVDAMKSGDVLLLENVRFHEEEEKNDANFSKQLASLGDVYINDAFGSAHRAHASTEGITKFIPICAAGYLMQKELDYLGNALSQPKRPYCAVLGGAKISGKIDVIMNLFDKVDTLIIGGGMAFTFFKAQGKKIGKSLLEEDKVELAKEVLQKASASKVKFLLPVDVVVASEFKNESPAFTVNVDNIPSDKMGLDIGAASAKLFTEELLKSKTIVWNGPMGVFEMDNFASGTFAIARTLAQATKNGAITVIGGGDSAAAISKAGLEDEVSHVSTGGGASLEFLEGKVLPGVAALSDN
- a CDS encoding rhomboid family intramembrane serine protease, with amino-acid sequence MDNITLNGLPAWYVLNRWFALNPISGFDAAGHPYNFQIWQLITYQFMHGGFSHILFNMFGLWMFGMQIENIWGSKKFLIYYLTAGVVAGLFQLFITPLLQVGAAPTIGASGAIYGVLIAFAMMFPDQLIFLYFLIPVKAKYLIGFLIILEFMLVDSASSGVAHLAHLGGAVAGFIFIMLDKSIHVPLKDMLGISSRSYNNKNIFSGLSDKFRKSKRNVEDATFYDIHSDKKSEEISQAEIDAILDKISQSGYQNLTEREKKILFEASKKNL
- a CDS encoding DUF4296 domain-containing protein, giving the protein MKKINPTKVICFFVAAGLSLTILGCFGSDKIPEDDFIKIYTDIIIVQDTLKLSGEELLLHKKTILKKYNYTEQEYENTVNYYNKDVERWEIFFEKTLNYLEELKKKETPKP
- a CDS encoding RecQ family ATP-dependent DNA helicase, with translation MISIQQMDLEQNLEKLFGYSKFRPGQKEIIETILNRQNVLAILPTGAGKSICYQLPALISERFSIVVSPLIALMKDQVDSIKINPNPAAFINSAMSFKESEETLRNISFGKIKILYLAPEKLENRQFAERIKSLNPNFIFIDEAHCISEWGHNFRLGYTKIKEFTDYLGVKNISAFTATATPEVAKDIVEQLGLVEPKIFVCGFERDNISINIIKTKKKKENCLQILAEHGTPAIVYTSSRKRAEAISEFLLMNKIKSTYYHAGLLPEVRKKVQEDFISNKTSVICATNAFGMGIDKGDIRLVLHYNAPGSIENYYQEIGRAGRDGKPSHAYLLYDDSDMDIHKYFIRNSYPDKETIMGIYDSICDFGKVAVGNITSKEIPIDLDFIKITTQKQISRGIVYSALNSLEGGGYLKLISDLERKDSIQFLMDKNRLRNFVKQTENIFFKEIILYLLRNFSKEIFLKEVRVSVTEISKETNIIINELTESLTILDNFGIISFYQSLSKDSARMLSPRISSKDLKLNFKRINESFLNQHTKVEKMSQLIYTTDCRFKFILNYFGETNSDYHCGQCDNCTTRTRLPSNSIQYISELILRTLFESKDELAERNVISILRGSVKKEKYNSITTFGVCRNYEKHEILSVLFELIESKVITKGVRDLINLTEYGFEKIKQLGLHKVVKPKTGYEDNLELFNILRTIRQDISKKFMQTSNLICPDEVLSNIVKNKPKNREQFLALKGTNERMFTKIGSEVIEAVLANERIQNNNQKITPTKKIPSSIAETYNLIKGGYTLKDIASMQNLTEAVISMQVETILGFEPEVEIKNLIPAEIYTMINEKIKEGIIDLKELKNKLPAEVTYPMIRIVLAKTRALEFPSS